A region of the Carettochelys insculpta isolate YL-2023 chromosome 11, ASM3395843v1, whole genome shotgun sequence genome:
GGTCAAGCAGGTATTTCTGGGTCCATTAGCTTTCAAGGTCTCCCCACTCTGTGATTTTTATGCTGAGTTTTCGTCTCTCCGTTTCCCAGTTCTCCCTATGGGTCGCGGCTGAACAGACGAGGAGATGACTGGCACAGCCGGGGCCGGGGAGGTGCCACGAACATCCAGGTCACGGTGAAGCGAGAGCTTAACCTCCAGGAACGGGAGGAAAGCACAGCTCGCGAAAATGTCCGGAGGAGATGGTACAAGGTCACAGTGAGTGCTGGCGGGAGTAGGGAATGTGGCTAAATCCCTACCCCTATCTATTGCAGGTCACCTTGACACCCTGCTCCTCTGACTTACTGAAGGAAGCAAAATGTCTGGTCTGACTGCTGGGTTTGTGGCCAGCAGTCACCTCTGTGGCAGTGGGAAGGGATGGACTCTGTTGCACACTGGTTGATGTGCCCATGGGGCTGCTCCCTGAGACCTCCCTTACAGTCAGCCCCATAGTTTGCTGCCAGCATATAGGCTTCTTAtaaatgcctttttttcccctagatTCCTTATGGAAAGAAGTATGACAAGTCGTGGCTTGTGAGCTCCCTCCAGGAGGTGTGCCGTGTCCCCTTTACTCCAGTGGAGGTGAGAGCTACACTGGGATATCATACAGGGAGACAGACAGGACCTTTGGGTTTTATCCCAgtctctgggaggggagaggagcctaGTGGTTGCAGCAGGAAGGCCCAAAAAGTCAGGACAGACTACTGAGCTCGCTTCCTGCTTCTGGTAGACTTGCTGTGCAGGCTTTGTGAGTCAGTCCTCCTCAGCTTCCCCAGCCatggagctgcagggatgggagTGCCTGTGGACAGGGCGTGAACACCAGGGCTTGCTGACTTGCTTGTCTTCTACCCTCAGTTCCACTACGACCAAAGCCGGGCCTGCTTCTACGTTGAGGATATGATGATAGCCAATGCACTCAAGCAGGTGTCACGCAAGCTCGTAGATCGAGACAACTACAAGGTATGGTTCCCCCTCGCCTGGGCCATTCTGGAAAGCCCCCCCCCCAGGTGAGGGAGGGACGAAATTCCTCAGACTGGCCTTGTTCTTGCCTTTCCCAAGGGGACTCCTTGGGCCAGGCCTGATCCCTGCTGTTTTGTCTAGATTAGCATGGGAACATGGCCTGTGTCCGATCCCCTCATAACCTGATGGACACTTCTCAGCACCGCATAGTCCCTCCTCTGTGgtacctccccgccccccagtgtgTTGACATCGGCTTCCTGCCCAGTACTGGCTCTTGCTCCTCCCTGAGCCGGATTGTCTCTCTTCCAGGTGGTGCTAATTGTCCACCACTCATCCCCACCCCTGAGTGTCAGGAAGGAGCTGAAGCCGGAAGAGATTGAGCAGCTGAAGGTGAGTGCTAGGGGGTAGCTCtcctgtgccccctgctgggctctgcagggaGGCTCGCTGTGGTGTGGAGAGTGCTCCAAGCCCACATCAGCTCTTGGGAGCGCTCTGGGAAATGGGTCTGTTTCCTGTTGGGGGCACTGCTGGTGCATACTGAGAGCGAGGGACGTGGGAGAGAGAAACTTGTCTGGCTTGTCACATTGCAGTGGGCCTGGGCAAAGCATCCTCAAGACTCCACCCTGTGGCTCCAGCACGAACCTCCCTCTTGCCTCTGCagtccccttctggggtgggtgcgaggagccaggcagggaaggaagAGGCTGTGCTCCTGtgtccccctctcctcctgttctctcctccaggccactgcttccctctcctctgtCCTCCCTGCTCCACTTGCTGTGGTGTGGACGTTAATTAGCTCTGGGCCTTGATGCAGGAAGctctcccccagctggctcccatcgGACACTTGGGAGCCAAGCAAAGGACCTGCCTGTCTGCTTCAGCTCTCTGTTGCTGGGCTTTGCAGACCAGTCCCCTTTGACCCATGGTGTCTGTGCTTTCAGCTCACTATGAGTAAGAGATATGATGGCTCTCAGCAGGCCCTGGACCTGAAGAACCTTCGCACAGACCCAGGTGTGTGTTCtcctggcagggggtggagctggtACTGAGGATGGGGAGGGGACGGGGCCATGGCCTGGTGTGCTCAGCCTGGGTGTCTCTTTCAGACCTGGTGGCACAGAACGTTGACATGGTGCTGAACCGACGGAACTGCATGACGGCCGTGCTGCAGATCATTAAAGATAACATCCCAGAGGTGAGGCGTGGGGAAGCTTCCTGAGACTTGAGCTGGGTGCTTGGGGCCCTACCACCCTGCTGGGATGGGGAGCTGCGCCTTGGACTCCTGACCCTCTGTCCCCTCTGCAATTGTAGCTGCTCTCCCTGAATCTCAGTGGCAATAAGCTGTACCAACTGGATGACCTGGCGGAGCTTCCCCACAAAGCCACCAATCTCAAGATCCTCAACCTGTCCCGCAATGAGGTAGGTGCTGCCAGCGTCCCTGCCTCGGCCTCGTCTCCCGTGGCCTTGTGCTCATGTCGTGCCCCTCTCCTGCTCTTCACAGCTGAAGTCTGAGCGGGAGCTGGACAAGGTGAAGGGGCTCAAGCTGGAGGAATTGTGGTTGGATGGAAACTATCTGTGCAACAATTTCCGAGACCAGTCCTCTTATGTCAGGTCAGTGGCAGCCTCTGGGGCCTGTGGATGACCTGGCCTCAATGGCTTGGCCTGTCCCTCCCGGTGGAGGGCAATGCAGCGGAACAAAGATGCCACCCGGATCCCGGCCTGTCTTGCCAGTGAACTCAGAGATGGTGTCTGTTGTCCTGTTCCCTTCCCTGACTGTGCTGAGGCTGTGGGGCCTCCTAGGCGCATGGGACCTGAACGCTGCACAGCTGATGGAAGTGGTTTCTATTTCAGCCAGTTTGGAGCCCTCTCCCCTTTCCGCACAATGCTCCTGTTCCCCATAGTAACCCACAggtcctgcctctgctctgctctgctctgctctgctctcttcgcctcgcctcgcctctccccctccttccctcttccccttcttcctcttcctctcccatccTGGGGACTGGGACTCCAGGCCGCACAGCCTCTTCAAGCTTCCCTGCTCCTACGCTGGCCATGGGAGATGCACTGTTCTCATCTGCTCTCCCGAGTCACTCACAAGAGGGGCTTGTTGTCTCTGTCCGAAGATGGAGTTTCAGGGGGTTGCCCCTGCCTATCGCTCTGCACCACAAATGCTCCCGGAGCTGTTGTGATGGCCAGTCCCTGCGTCCCCCCCGGTTTGGCCCTCAACGATGGCTGGTTAGCCAGAGACGGGTAAGATTCCTCACGGGAGGAACAACCTAAGACAGGCACAGCCGTGCAGTGGCCAAACCAGACCGCACGGCGGTCAGCGCAGAGGGGTGCTCCTGGCGGCGGGGCCTGGCACATACCACGTCGTTCTCTTGTGCTGTGTGTGAGCAGCTGCACACAAGCCCATCAGCGGCCCCAGGTCCTGCCATGGCAGCGGGCATGGCAAGGGCTAGCtcggagcaggagcaggaggcctgggcttTTCATTGACCAGAATGCTGCATTCTCCAGAGCGAACCTCCCTCGAGCCTCTGCAGCCCCTCTCTGGGGTGGATGtgaggagccaggcagggaaggaagAGGCTGTGCTCCTGCGTCCCCCTCTCCTCCTGTTCTCTCCTCCTTTCCTCTGGGCCACtgcttccctctctcctcccctcctctgtccTCCCTGCTCCACTTGCTGTGGTGTGGACGTTAATTAGCTCTGGGCCTTGATGCAGGAAGCTTTCCCCCAGCTGTAAGTTGGTTGCAATGACGACGGTTCCATGATCAGTGGGAATCCATGTTCTCTCCCCCCGCTATCCTGCCCCTGtcttccccgccccacccccactctctctcCTCACTGGAGATTAGCCGCATAGGTGAGTAAGAGCCAGGTAAGTGTGGAGCCCTTCAGCCATGccgcaccagccccacagcgtTCCTGGGCCTGTAAATTTGCCTAGGCTTCAAgatctggggggggggtgggggggaaagatgAATGGAGTAAAGCCCTggtctcttcctcccccacttgGCGGAGAAACCTTGGGGCATTTGTTTTGTTCCTGCCACTCAGCCCCTTGGTGAtgtgtccctgccctgctggggcaaGAAGAGGGTGCTGCATTGGGAAGCGGGGACTGTGGTTCTGGGCTCGGGGCAGCTCTGTTCTAGGGCCTGCGGAGTCAGTGccaaggggaggggggtggggtcagagggaAGGAGGCCCCAGAGGGGTCAGGCTGGGCCCTGATGGCTCTGCCACCTCACTGATTCATGTCCCGTTTCTGACAGCGCCGTCCGCCAGCGGTTCCCGAAGCTTCTGCGCCTGGTGAGTGAGCTGCGCTGAGCGGGGGCTGCCCCGTTCgagacctgctgctggggcccaCTCTGCTCACTGCTCTCCCTTTGCCTCTCTGCAGGACGGCCACGAGCTCCCCCCGCCCATTGTGTTTGACGTGGAAGCGcccaccaccctccctccctgcaagGTAAAGGGGCCAGGGAGTGGGGGACTTGGAGCAAGGCCACTAATCACTGGTGGGCGGGCTGGGGTGCAGaacggggctgggcagagccaggcagggcctggggctgggacagggtaTTCTGGGGGGATGGCTCCAAGCCAGGGCACTAACGGGTCCATTCTCtgatcccctcttccccccagggCAGCTACTATGGCTCAGATGACCTGAAGGCACTGGTGATGCGCTTCCTGCAGCAGTAAGTATCTTGACATGGGGATGAGTCCGGGAGGGGGCGTGTGTATCTGTTCCAGTGTCacgggtgggggcacagggcagtcaGGGGTTAGGGGAGCTCCGAGGTGGGATAATGAAGTGGCTGCTCTAGCagcacagcctccctgggctaACTCGCTCTCTCCCTGGCAGGTATTACTCTGTGTACGACTCTGGTGACAGGCAGGGACTGCTGGATGCCTACCACGATGGGGCCTGCTGTTCCCTCAGCATCCCTTTTCTCCCCCAGAACCCCGCCAGGTATGTCCCCTAGGGCTTAGTCCCTGCCCTCCTGAAGAGCATCCCCGCGGTGAACCCAGAGGCCCAGGTCCTGTTCCCAGcataggagggctgggggtgtggggctgggagtcaggacgcttgggttctatccccagctctcGGGGAGAGTGGTATCTTGTGGCtagagccgggggggggctgggagcctgggttcTGGGTTTTCTCTCTGGCTTGACCCCAGTTCACAGGGTGTCCTCAGGCACCTCCTTTCCCCCTGTGTGCCATTTCCCTTCTGCTAATTGGGGCTcgtccctctcctgcccagcagggccagaccccctctgctcccatttgTAAATCTCAGGGAGCCGGGTAAGGGAGGAGCTTTTCATTACACTtcactgtggggctggtggggcacaAGCAAGGGagcaccacccccagctcctcactggACTTCCCTTCTTCACAGAAGTATCCTGAGTGAATACTTCAAAGGCAGCAGGAACGTAAAGAAACTCAAGGACCCCAGTAAGTGCAtatggggaagggggctgcactACCCTCAAAGCGGCACTCCTCTCTGCGGGCTCAGGGCAGCTACTGCCCGTTGGGAAGATGAGCTGTGGCTGTTCAGGCTGGTGTGGGGCTTTTGAGTTGGTTATGCTCAGGGTAGAtgcccccccgcccgcctgtGAGTGACCAGCTCAGACTTGCTGCAGACTCAGGTTGGGGTTTGGAGGGGCAGAGTTGAGGGTGTGGTACTTTGGTGCTGTGACCGGGTGGGGTCTCacctccccctccagctctgcgCTTCAAACTGCTCAAGCACACAAGGCTGAATGTGGTGGCCTTCCTGAACGAACTGCCCAAGACCCAGCATGACATTAACTCCTTTGTGGTGGACGTCTGCGCACATACGGTGAGTGCCCTGCCCccggctgggctgagctgggctgcagggagggggaatgggGGCAGTGCCCCCACgccaggggaagggctggctggctgcaggggactggaggagcagagggaggcGGAAGTCACTTGGTCCattggggagggcagcacaggtacgtcccctgggctgtggggatggtgaggggatGGCGTTTCAGTGACCCCCTCTCCTATTGCAGAATACGCTGCTGTGCTTTGCTGTCCATGGGGTTTTCAAGGAAGGTGAGTGTCCAAAAGCCCCCATCCTCCATTTCTCAGCGCCCCTCGCTCCTTGCACCTCTCCTGGCTAAGGacatcctgccccacccccggtggaaGGCCCTTTGCCCGTTCCCATTCACAgggttctgctctctctctctctgcagtggAGGGCAAGTCCCGGGATTTGGTTAGAGCCTTCACCCGCATGTTCATTGCTGTGCCAGCTGGCATCACAGGGTaagtggggagaagggggcactgaggttgggggtgggtggaaaCGCAGGAGGGATCTCCATGGATGTGCTGCAGTAGAACAGGCTGGAGGCTGCTGTCCCTAGGCAAAAGGGTCAATAGCCTTTCTTCCCCTGTGTGCCCAGCCTGGAGGTGGACGGGAGATAGTTGGgattccccccagcagtgcctcACCCCCATGTGTGTGGAGGATGGACAGAGGGGATCCTTAGCACCTGCTTAGTTCCCGGGGTGGGGGATGGCAAATAGATGGCAGTCTTCCTCCCTCTTCCCAGGGCGTGTGCAGAAGGGATGGGAATCCCCACAGTCTGTTGTCCTCAGTTCTTGTGGGGAGGGAATCCCTCAGGTTGCGTGTGTGTGGAGGAGAGATGCGAATCCTGGCTTCTTTCCCTTCACTTGTGGGCTCTGAGTGGGGGATGTATGATGGGTTGGGCCCTTCGGTGCCGTACCCTAATGAGGTGTGACTCCACTGAGCCTGTTTCCCTGCCACCTTAGTCCTCCACTACCCTCCCTGTCTTTTCTGTGTCAGAGACACTAGCCTGCCGCAACCCAGCCCCCAGGTCTGGGCTGGCCCCCAAAGCTGCAGCTTTCCACTGCAAACAACACAGCGAGATACGTGTCTCCAGCGCTGAGCTACCCGGCCCCAGTAGGGCCCAAAGCCTCGCATAAACCCCTTATGGACAGCATAAGCTGGTGAAATTCTCTGTCTCAGTATAAGGAGCGAGATAcacagactccttccttctcccctgccccaatatCAGTTACTTACACTGGGTTTGTTAATAAACAAAACTGACTTTTTGAAGTATAAAAGGTAGGATTTGAAGGGGTCTTGAGCATGCAGA
Encoded here:
- the NXF1 gene encoding nuclear RNA export factor 1 isoform X1 — protein: MAEEGKGGYSEHDDRVGGAGGSGGFPARRRKGRVPFRGKMYSDVSHRAWSRSGAGHSPSGQLEEGDGDVPMSDAHDSPRTRYSPYGSRLNRRGDDWHSRGRGGATNIQVTVKRELNLQEREESTARENVRRRWYKVTIPYGKKYDKSWLVSSLQEVCRVPFTPVEFHYDQSRACFYVEDMMIANALKQVSRKLVDRDNYKVVLIVHHSSPPLSVRKELKPEEIEQLKLTMSKRYDGSQQALDLKNLRTDPDLVAQNVDMVLNRRNCMTAVLQIIKDNIPELLSLNLSGNKLYQLDDLAELPHKATNLKILNLSRNELKSERELDKVKGLKLEELWLDGNYLCNNFRDQSSYVSAVRQRFPKLLRLDGHELPPPIVFDVEAPTTLPPCKGSYYGSDDLKALVMRFLQQYYSVYDSGDRQGLLDAYHDGACCSLSIPFLPQNPARSILSEYFKGSRNVKKLKDPTLRFKLLKHTRLNVVAFLNELPKTQHDINSFVVDVCAHTNTLLCFAVHGVFKEVEGKSRDLVRAFTRMFIAVPAGITGLCIVNDQLFVRKANTEEIRKAFVMPAPTPSSSPVPTLSAEQQEMLHAFAMQSGMNIEWSQKCLQDNDWDYSQAAQVFTQLKTEGKIPEVAFLK
- the NXF1 gene encoding nuclear RNA export factor 1 isoform X2, which gives rise to MAEEGKGGYSEHDDRVGGAGGSGGFPARRRKGRVPFRGKMYSDVSHRAWSRSGAGHSPSGQLEEGDGDVPMSDAHDSPRTRYSPYGSRLNRRGDDWHSRGRGGATNIQVTVKRELNLQEREESTARENVRRRWYKVTIPYGKKYDKSWLVSSLQEVCRVPFTPVEFHYDQSRACFYVEDMMIANALKQVSRKLVDRDNYKVVLIVHHSSPPLSVRKELKPEEIEQLKLTMSKRYDGSQQALDLKNLRTDPDLVAQNVDMVLNRRNCMTAVLQIIKDNIPELLSLNLSGNKLYQLDDLAELPHKATNLKILNLSRNELKSERELDKVKGLKLEELWLDGNYLCNNFRDQSSYVSAVRQRFPKLLRLDGHELPPPIVFDVEAPTTLPPCKGSYYGSDDLKALVMRFLQQYYSVYDSGDRQGLLDAYHDGACCSLSIPFLPQNPASILSEYFKGSRNVKKLKDPTLRFKLLKHTRLNVVAFLNELPKTQHDINSFVVDVCAHTNTLLCFAVHGVFKEVEGKSRDLVRAFTRMFIAVPAGITGLCIVNDQLFVRKANTEEIRKAFVMPAPTPSSSPVPTLSAEQQEMLHAFAMQSGMNIEWSQKCLQDNDWDYSQAAQVFTQLKTEGKIPEVAFLK